Proteins found in one Enterococcus sp. 9D6_DIV0238 genomic segment:
- a CDS encoding VanW family protein, giving the protein MKRKLFSELSPLTYEISIQKNILQRKLQDFIVAEPLAQTKQHALLPVSVYKHTSLIRRKLGNTDLTLQENKAINLRIAAPKVSNILIRPNETFSFWHLVGKCSESKGYKNGVTIFNDTVRPGLGGGLCQFTNLIHWIILHSPLEITEHHHHDGLDLFPDYGRKIPFGTGTSIVYNYLDYRFKNNTENTYQLVISVSDTHLNGELRSDNEQAYSYHIRAENEYFSRENGDVFRNGQIFRKCIDKRTGNVLEKRMIKNNHARVMYDTSDLTIIETN; this is encoded by the coding sequence ATGAAAAGGAAACTGTTTAGCGAACTATCACCATTGACTTACGAGATATCGATCCAAAAGAATATTCTGCAGAGAAAGCTGCAAGACTTTATTGTCGCAGAGCCGCTTGCTCAAACAAAGCAGCATGCGCTGTTACCTGTATCCGTTTACAAACACACCTCACTCATCCGTAGAAAGTTAGGGAATACAGACCTGACTTTACAGGAAAATAAAGCTATCAACCTTCGGATTGCTGCACCTAAGGTATCGAATATTCTGATCAGACCAAACGAAACATTTTCTTTTTGGCATCTTGTTGGTAAATGCTCAGAAAGTAAGGGCTATAAAAATGGTGTGACCATTTTTAACGATACCGTTCGTCCTGGTCTTGGCGGCGGTCTTTGTCAATTTACAAATTTGATCCATTGGATCATACTTCATTCACCACTTGAAATTACGGAGCACCATCATCACGATGGGCTGGACCTTTTTCCAGATTACGGTCGTAAAATCCCTTTTGGAACAGGAACATCGATCGTTTATAATTATCTAGATTACCGTTTTAAAAATAACACTGAAAATACTTATCAGCTCGTGATTTCCGTCAGTGATACTCACCTCAACGGCGAACTTCGCTCAGATAATGAACAAGCATACAGTTATCATATTCGTGCTGAAAATGAATATTTTTCAAGAGAAAATGGAGACGTTTTCCGAAATGGTCAGATTTTCAGAAAATGCATTGATAAACGTACTGGAAATGTATTGGAAAAAAGGATGATCAAGAATAATCATGCTCGTGTGATGTATGACACGTCAGATCTGACTATCATAGAAACGAATTGA
- a CDS encoding helix-turn-helix domain-containing protein codes for MYAFFDRETRTMLTLLRTLYLEEHWCSTEELMEWAKLDRRTVLKYLKLLQEIAQNHEHKGLIDTKKGAGHKFVGTKIEYRTLTFQLITMSIPFSFISDLYFLKNIDIIDFCEKHFVSDTVVKKIITDLNSFFSPYHIQLVVKKGIVTVTGEEVSIRYFAYLFFWGLFRGITWPFDSVISEQDIDKFLKKQFPNWTLTKKVSRSQFAFILAINLSRIKTGHSLSYEQLPPFTKDLNREVFFSTTSQVDFETLHSEFNLLFDIPEAEVDYFILVAQTRVQMYLLNDFLSKALDFHKNNQTVTFDIFNLISEQFSVKAKITDTETFNIITSLILSTCLAVILFPNFDTTITNYDYNNYLYNTYPFLKEEMKKRLNKINESVELSYLSNHSLLVPRLCELYCLVGHPTDFNPEIVIKMETDLPIVMEKILSNQLHSTLSPFFRTSFLSPIMPNEKITPDLIIASTKIHGIENSEIFVSYINPSFGTKDIKIIVDKINLINTIKVKQEQYSNHLE; via the coding sequence ATGTATGCGTTTTTTGATCGCGAAACTAGAACGATGCTGACACTATTACGGACTTTATATCTTGAAGAGCATTGGTGTTCAACAGAAGAGTTGATGGAGTGGGCCAAATTAGACAGAAGAACGGTATTAAAATATCTAAAATTGCTGCAAGAAATTGCTCAAAATCATGAGCATAAAGGATTGATTGATACAAAAAAAGGGGCAGGACATAAGTTTGTTGGAACAAAAATAGAGTATCGAACGCTAACATTTCAACTCATTACTATGTCTATCCCTTTTTCATTTATTTCTGATCTTTATTTTCTAAAAAATATTGATATTATAGATTTTTGTGAAAAGCATTTTGTCAGTGACACTGTTGTTAAAAAGATCATCACTGACCTAAACAGTTTTTTTTCACCTTATCACATTCAATTGGTCGTAAAAAAAGGAATTGTGACTGTAACTGGCGAGGAAGTTTCCATTCGCTATTTTGCTTATCTATTTTTCTGGGGCTTATTTAGAGGAATCACTTGGCCTTTTGATTCAGTTATTTCAGAGCAGGACATAGATAAATTTCTAAAGAAGCAATTTCCAAACTGGACTCTTACAAAAAAAGTCTCACGTTCACAATTTGCTTTTATTCTTGCTATCAATCTTAGCCGTATTAAAACCGGACATTCCTTATCTTATGAGCAATTGCCACCTTTTACAAAAGATTTGAATAGAGAGGTTTTCTTCTCTACCACTAGTCAAGTTGATTTTGAAACGCTGCATTCCGAATTCAATCTGCTTTTTGATATACCTGAAGCCGAAGTTGATTATTTCATATTAGTAGCTCAAACTCGTGTTCAAATGTATCTATTGAATGACTTTCTGAGTAAAGCACTTGATTTTCACAAGAACAATCAAACAGTGACTTTTGACATATTCAATTTGATCAGTGAACAATTTTCAGTAAAAGCAAAAATTACTGATACAGAGACATTCAATATCATCACCAGCTTGATCCTGTCTACTTGTTTAGCTGTCATTCTTTTTCCTAATTTTGATACAACGATCACTAATTATGATTATAACAACTACCTCTATAATACTTATCCATTTCTAAAAGAAGAAATGAAAAAAAGATTGAATAAAATAAACGAATCAGTAGAGTTATCGTATCTTTCTAATCATTCTTTATTGGTTCCCAGATTATGTGAGTTATATTGTTTAGTTGGACACCCAACTGACTTTAATCCCGAAATCGTGATAAAAATGGAAACAGATCTACCCATTGTTATGGAAAAGATCCTTTCAAATCAATTACATTCAACTTTATCTCCCTTTTTCAGGACATCCTTTTTATCACCAATAATGCCAAATGAAAAGATTACACCCGATCTGATCATCGCTTCAACTAAAATTCATGGAATTGAAAATTCAGAGATTTTTGTTAGCTATATCAATCCATCCTTTGGTACGAAGGACATAAAAATAATTGTAGATAAAATCAATTTGATCAATACTATAAAAGTAAAACAAGAACAATACTCTAATCACTTAGAGTAG
- a CDS encoding tyrosine-type recombinase/integrase: protein MKGLITIVKKGENIYKRKDGRWEGRYVKQRTPEKKIIYGYVYGKKYTDVKDKLTVLKAKRLHTSYDFSHYQGTYETWLGNWLSITVKRKVKPTTYTNYFRLTKRYIIPHLGEKYIQEIKEENIQYFVDLLIIQGLSAGTIRLVMNLVKQSFDEAIKQKYLINNPSNFVQLPKQTRPAVHALSLKEQQELEALAFKDPECSPVILALYSGLRIGEISGLQWQDIDFEQNLLRVNRTITRVIDENSTKAKTELIAGSPKTAQSKRIIPLAKNLKNYLLARRAHATSPYIIRSKNSFAEPRVINYRFKKMIDSTSFSAIHFHSLRHTFATRCLEQGMDIASLSRILGHQSIKLTLDTYADSLFEQREKEMQKVDNLLSQK from the coding sequence GTGAAAGGACTGATTACGATCGTAAAAAAAGGGGAGAACATTTACAAACGTAAAGATGGGCGTTGGGAAGGTCGCTATGTGAAGCAGCGGACACCTGAGAAAAAAATTATATACGGATATGTATATGGAAAGAAATACACAGATGTCAAAGACAAGCTGACAGTGTTAAAAGCAAAAAGATTACACACCTCCTATGATTTTAGCCACTATCAAGGTACTTACGAAACATGGCTTGGAAACTGGTTATCGATCACGGTCAAACGTAAAGTGAAACCTACGACCTATACCAACTATTTTCGATTGACCAAGCGTTATATCATTCCTCATTTAGGAGAAAAATACATACAAGAAATCAAAGAAGAAAATATTCAATACTTTGTGGATCTCCTGATAATACAAGGTTTATCGGCTGGAACGATTCGGCTAGTAATGAATTTAGTCAAACAATCCTTTGATGAAGCAATCAAGCAAAAATATCTTATCAACAACCCCAGTAATTTCGTTCAACTACCTAAACAAACCCGTCCAGCCGTCCATGCGCTAAGCTTAAAAGAGCAACAAGAGCTCGAGGCTTTAGCCTTCAAAGATCCAGAGTGTTCACCAGTTATTTTAGCCCTTTATTCAGGATTGCGGATCGGAGAAATCAGCGGTCTGCAATGGCAGGATATCGATTTTGAACAAAATTTGCTTCGAGTCAATCGAACGATCACTCGTGTCATAGACGAGAATAGCACCAAAGCTAAAACAGAATTGATTGCAGGATCACCTAAAACAGCACAATCCAAACGGATCATTCCTCTTGCTAAAAATTTAAAAAACTATTTACTAGCAAGAAGAGCACACGCGACTAGCCCTTATATTATTAGAAGTAAAAACAGCTTCGCAGAACCGAGAGTAATCAATTATCGATTTAAAAAAATGATTGATTCGACCAGCTTTTCAGCTATTCATTTCCATTCCCTTCGTCATACCTTTGCTACTCGGTGTTTAGAACAGGGCATGGATATTGCCAGCTTAAGCAGGATCTTGGGGCACCAGTCGATCAAATTGACATTGGACACATATGCAGACTCGTTATTTGAACAAAGAGAAAAGGAAATGCAAAAAGTAGACAATTTATTATCTCAAAAATAA
- a CDS encoding winged helix-turn-helix domain-containing protein, whose protein sequence is MHQIGVLNQTYSEEEIEELSTKFLGGLDCKILRLDIKNLTQELSDIDVVFMLSDSSTFSMSTTCSTIIKIREITNAYIVIYQKETDMVNRLVYLQLGANLNIGEESQAKEVQLIIQNEMKYRADKSSGLIEFERRTPTFYKDSPMDNRLEPISELERKVNLTRIEYKLLSLLQSDIGKPFTHQEIYQSIWKKAYNDQKPRVANVVFRLREKLDRNGYPADKYIQTAHGIGYKMHLD, encoded by the coding sequence ATGCATCAAATCGGTGTACTAAATCAGACATACTCAGAAGAAGAGATCGAAGAACTTTCCACTAAGTTTCTTGGTGGACTTGACTGTAAGATTTTAAGATTAGATATAAAGAATCTTACACAAGAACTTTCGGACATAGATGTAGTGTTTATGCTCAGTGATTCTTCAACTTTTTCAATGAGTACTACATGCTCAACAATCATTAAAATTCGAGAAATAACGAATGCATACATAGTGATCTACCAAAAAGAAACAGATATGGTCAATCGACTAGTTTATTTACAATTAGGAGCGAATTTGAATATTGGAGAAGAATCCCAAGCGAAGGAAGTACAGCTGATCATTCAAAATGAAATGAAGTATCGCGCGGATAAATCATCTGGATTGATCGAATTTGAACGACGGACGCCTACGTTTTATAAAGATAGTCCAATGGACAATCGATTAGAGCCGATTTCTGAGCTTGAGCGTAAAGTTAACCTGACTCGTATCGAATATAAGCTACTATCTTTGTTACAAAGTGATATAGGCAAGCCATTCACCCATCAGGAAATCTACCAATCGATCTGGAAAAAGGCCTACAACGATCAAAAGCCAAGAGTTGCTAATGTCGTTTTCCGTTTGAGAGAAAAGTTAGATAGGAATGGCTATCCGGCAGACAAATACATTCAGACCGCACACGGTATCGGCTACAAAATGCATTTAGACTAA
- a CDS encoding LPXTG cell wall anchor domain-containing protein, whose product MRKNVLFAIFSVLFVGVLFSTSTAFAESGVGGQVITEGKITFYETETSLSESQPPQQSSSEPVTSEKAVAKPVGKLPSTGELVKNYGLIGGGLLLLILLVFLYKKRQKKEAQ is encoded by the coding sequence ATGAGAAAAAATGTTTTATTCGCAATCTTCTCCGTTCTTTTTGTCGGGGTACTGTTCAGCACTAGTACGGCATTTGCCGAATCTGGTGTCGGCGGACAAGTCATTACAGAAGGTAAAATCACCTTTTATGAAACAGAAACTAGTTTATCAGAGTCGCAGCCTCCGCAGCAAAGCTCTTCTGAACCAGTGACTTCTGAAAAAGCTGTAGCTAAGCCAGTTGGAAAGCTGCCTAGCACAGGTGAGCTCGTTAAAAATTATGGGTTGATCGGCGGCGGATTGCTGCTGTTGATTCTTCTTGTCTTTCTTTATAAGAAACGACAAAAGAAGGAGGCGCAGTAA
- a CDS encoding WxL domain-containing protein: MNKKNKLSLILLMTLSSLAVSEITFASEADALDQTGKVTVEGSGTTKPVDPENPGTDVDPGEGPSTEGTLRIDYASSLDFGRAKITEKNRTYNARAQLFKDDTPARGSYIQITDERDDVYGWTLQVKQTTQFTNSVIQDKENQQLTGAVLSLDKGWANSFGASIAPTVTRDTIAINEIGQAYQVARADAGGGTGTWTIEFGSSGTEKAQANTLTPETDAAGKALIDETYQKQAYRNSAISLSIPDSTKIYPVQYQTELTWILSEIPQ, encoded by the coding sequence ATGAATAAAAAGAATAAGCTAAGTTTGATTCTTCTTATGACTTTAAGTAGCCTTGCTGTGTCTGAAATAACATTTGCCTCAGAAGCAGATGCACTAGATCAGACAGGTAAAGTGACTGTAGAAGGAAGCGGTACGACTAAGCCAGTTGATCCAGAAAACCCAGGAACAGATGTTGATCCAGGTGAAGGACCTTCTACAGAAGGAACACTGCGGATCGATTATGCGTCATCGCTAGACTTCGGACGTGCCAAAATTACGGAGAAAAACAGAACGTATAATGCAAGGGCACAATTATTTAAGGATGATACACCAGCACGAGGCAGCTATATCCAAATCACGGATGAACGAGATGATGTTTATGGCTGGACCTTACAAGTGAAACAAACCACTCAATTTACGAATTCAGTGATTCAAGATAAAGAGAACCAACAACTTACAGGAGCAGTCCTCTCTTTGGATAAAGGTTGGGCCAATTCATTTGGCGCAAGCATTGCACCGACCGTGACAAGAGATACGATTGCGATCAATGAAATCGGACAGGCCTATCAAGTTGCCAGAGCAGATGCCGGCGGCGGAACAGGCACATGGACGATAGAATTCGGCTCATCTGGTACTGAAAAAGCGCAAGCAAACACACTCACACCAGAAACCGATGCAGCTGGAAAAGCGCTGATTGATGAAACCTATCAAAAGCAAGCTTACCGAAACTCAGCAATCAGTCTGAGCATACCGGATTCGACGAAAATCTATCCGGTCCAATACCAAACGGAGTTAACTTGGATTTTATCCGAGATACCTCAATAG
- a CDS encoding WxL domain-containing protein gives MKFTRLCAASLVAVIGLSTLGSTQAFAADDATELDSTGKVTVTEGEVGGGTDTKDPEKPTEPITDGGGGEITTQPNKGPYGIQAVSNLNFGTFSRQSATVEKFSQPVKIYGAEKDALGNPVITDGKLTADMNDERLRGQYVQWADLRDGGNGYQIQAKMTEQFANGSNKLVGATIDYSNGILNYNTAQLGTMPKMGATVFQLTEDPAASAVVVATADAGAGKGEYFAEYGQSAGFVGVDGIENTLDTTGSSVKLTVPAAVAASAPTGDYVAKVTWTMVAQ, from the coding sequence ATGAAATTTACAAGATTATGCGCTGCTTCATTAGTAGCAGTTATCGGGTTATCAACACTAGGGAGCACGCAAGCTTTTGCGGCAGACGATGCAACAGAATTAGACTCAACTGGTAAAGTAACAGTTACAGAAGGGGAAGTCGGCGGCGGAACAGATACAAAAGACCCGGAAAAACCAACAGAACCTATTACAGATGGTGGCGGTGGAGAAATCACTACTCAACCAAACAAAGGTCCTTACGGCATCCAAGCTGTATCTAACTTAAACTTTGGTACTTTCTCTAGACAATCAGCAACAGTTGAAAAATTTTCACAGCCAGTTAAAATCTACGGAGCTGAAAAAGATGCATTAGGCAACCCAGTTATTACAGATGGAAAACTGACTGCTGATATGAACGACGAACGTTTACGTGGTCAATATGTTCAATGGGCAGACTTGCGTGATGGTGGAAATGGCTACCAAATCCAAGCTAAAATGACAGAACAATTTGCTAACGGTTCAAATAAATTAGTTGGTGCAACGATCGACTATTCAAATGGTATTTTAAATTACAACACTGCACAATTAGGCACTATGCCAAAAATGGGCGCTACAGTATTCCAATTGACTGAAGACCCAGCAGCATCAGCAGTTGTTGTTGCTACAGCAGACGCTGGAGCTGGTAAAGGTGAATACTTTGCAGAATACGGACAAAGTGCTGGTTTTGTTGGTGTTGACGGTATTGAAAATACATTAGATACAACAGGATCATCTGTTAAATTGACTGTTCCAGCAGCGGTAGCAGCTTCTGCACCAACTGGGGATTACGTTGCTAAAGTTACATGGACAATGGTTGCTCAATAA
- a CDS encoding DUF916 and DUF3324 domain-containing protein has translation MKQLAKYITGIILGLLIMFNFSTAKVFAAEEANGAGFSYSINYPENQIEETGYYKLKMSPGQEQTVSMTLTNPSDEDIKVDIALTGAKTNRNGVIEYSPVEIKNDASLKFPFEDIVTGEKTVEVPAGKTIDYEMKIKMPETSFDGVILGGIYMIKQDSEKEKKASGSIVINKYAYAIAMVLTETDKKLEKELKLNSVSAGQSNYRNTIFVNLSNVVADYVNDLMVEVQVTKKGSETVLYEAKKEEMRMAPNTFLEFPVSMNGEEMVPGEYTAKILASSEGYKKEWTKDFKITKEEAGKFNERDVGLVQEKEIDWKIIAAIVGGVLAVIVVLFLLIYSLRKKKKSSRKKNKKVNKKSKQ, from the coding sequence ATGAAACAATTAGCCAAATATATAACAGGAATCATTTTAGGTTTGCTGATCATGTTCAATTTTTCTACAGCGAAAGTCTTTGCAGCAGAAGAAGCAAATGGGGCAGGATTTTCCTATTCCATCAATTATCCAGAAAATCAAATAGAAGAAACAGGTTATTATAAGTTGAAAATGTCTCCAGGACAAGAGCAGACAGTATCGATGACGCTGACGAATCCAAGTGATGAAGATATTAAAGTAGATATCGCGTTAACTGGTGCAAAAACCAATCGTAATGGCGTGATCGAATATAGTCCAGTTGAGATAAAAAATGACGCGTCGCTAAAATTTCCTTTTGAAGATATCGTAACAGGTGAAAAGACGGTTGAAGTGCCAGCTGGTAAGACCATTGATTATGAAATGAAGATCAAAATGCCTGAAACAAGCTTTGATGGTGTGATTTTGGGCGGTATTTATATGATCAAACAAGATTCAGAAAAAGAAAAAAAAGCAAGCGGTTCGATCGTGATCAATAAATATGCCTATGCGATCGCGATGGTTCTTACAGAAACAGACAAAAAACTAGAAAAAGAGTTGAAACTCAATAGTGTCAGTGCAGGACAATCCAATTATCGTAATACGATTTTCGTTAATTTATCTAATGTTGTGGCTGATTATGTGAATGATCTGATGGTTGAAGTACAAGTGACTAAAAAAGGCAGTGAAACTGTTTTATATGAAGCGAAAAAAGAAGAAATGCGTATGGCGCCAAATACGTTTTTAGAATTTCCTGTAAGTATGAACGGGGAAGAGATGGTTCCAGGTGAGTATACAGCGAAAATTTTAGCCAGCTCCGAAGGATACAAAAAGGAATGGACGAAAGATTTTAAAATCACAAAAGAAGAAGCTGGGAAATTCAATGAACGAGATGTTGGCTTAGTCCAAGAAAAAGAGATCGACTGGAAAATAATTGCTGCGATCGTGGGCGGCGTATTAGCAGTCATTGTTGTATTATTCTTACTGATCTACAGCCTACGTAAAAAGAAAAAAAGCTCAAGAAAGAAAAATAAAAAGGTCAACAAAAAAAGCAAACAGTAA
- the lepB gene encoding signal peptidase I produces the protein MKKKRKKRNKTSIITSLSNLFPWGKSKKRKKHRSKSKKTTKTQSTKPTKKRLLEEKKKKRQRKKRLQLLQDLLLAIAGASVLIPLGVSFFIQFSTITGYGMSPTLRNDDVVIVNKTKELKRFDLVLFKKGNTTQIRRVIGLPGEIIEYREDHLYVDGQKIDEKFIVDEVNESQRNGMNFTEDFTIADMISQQMIPKGKYLLLGDNRSYATDSRHYGLVDVQMIVGVVKMKVLPLEDFQVY, from the coding sequence ATGAAGAAAAAGAGGAAGAAGCGGAACAAAACGTCGATAATCACAAGCTTAAGTAATTTGTTTCCATGGGGAAAGTCGAAGAAAAGAAAGAAACACCGTTCAAAATCAAAAAAAACAACGAAGACACAGTCAACTAAACCCACTAAAAAACGTTTGCTGGAAGAAAAAAAGAAAAAGAGACAACGGAAAAAAAGATTGCAGCTGCTTCAAGATCTTTTGTTGGCAATTGCTGGTGCAAGTGTGCTGATTCCTTTAGGTGTCTCTTTTTTTATCCAATTTTCAACGATCACAGGCTATGGCATGTCCCCAACTCTGCGTAATGATGACGTTGTGATCGTCAACAAGACCAAAGAGCTCAAACGGTTTGATCTAGTTCTTTTTAAAAAAGGAAATACAACGCAGATTCGTAGAGTGATCGGACTTCCAGGTGAGATAATAGAATATAGGGAGGATCATCTCTATGTAGATGGGCAAAAGATAGATGAAAAGTTCATTGTCGATGAGGTCAATGAAAGTCAACGAAACGGGATGAATTTCACCGAGGACTTTACGATTGCTGATATGATTTCTCAGCAAATGATTCCGAAAGGGAAATATCTTTTGTTAGGAGATAATCGTTCCTATGCCACAGATAGCCGTCACTATGGATTAGTGGATGTTCAGATGATCGTTGGCGTAGTGAAAATGAAAGTCCTGCCATTGGAAGATTTTCAAGTTTATTGA
- a CDS encoding GNAT family N-acetyltransferase: MIEIKKIGTGDLEQLKQISIQTFSDTFAKDNDPHDLNEYLINAYSNEKLSKELAAKESEFYFIYTNDRLAGYLKLNVGEAQTEPIADNGMEIERIYVDVQFKRLGLGKRLYEKAISRAKELKKEVLWLGVWEKNVPALAFYEKMGFVQAGQHSFFMGTDEQIDLIMKKNL; this comes from the coding sequence ATGATAGAAATCAAGAAAATCGGAACAGGTGACTTAGAACAATTAAAGCAAATCAGTATCCAAACATTTTCAGATACATTTGCGAAAGACAATGACCCTCATGATCTGAATGAATACCTGATAAATGCGTATTCTAATGAAAAATTATCCAAAGAACTAGCGGCGAAAGAATCAGAATTTTATTTTATATACACCAATGATCGATTGGCAGGTTACTTAAAACTGAATGTAGGTGAGGCACAAACAGAGCCGATCGCTGATAATGGAATGGAAATCGAGCGTATTTATGTCGATGTTCAGTTTAAGCGACTTGGATTAGGAAAAAGGCTATATGAAAAAGCTATTTCTAGAGCGAAAGAATTGAAAAAAGAGGTTCTTTGGCTAGGTGTATGGGAGAAGAACGTTCCAGCACTTGCATTTTATGAAAAAATGGGTTTTGTACAAGCTGGGCAGCATTCTTTCTTTATGGGCACAGATGAACAGATCGATTTGATCATGAAAAAGAACCTCTAA
- the pgmB gene encoding beta-phosphoglucomutase: protein MKKGFVFDLDGVITDTAKFHYIAWKELAESLGITIDEVFNESLKGISRMDSLDKILAYGQKENDYSPAEKEALAKQKNDEYVKLLADLSAADLLPGVHDFLMDAKAHQIPCAIASASKNAPMILEKLGVLDFFGHIVDPESLKKGKPDPEIFVKAAQSIAVAPEDAIGFEDAQAGIEGIKAAGMYAIGISATETLAGADLQVGSMTELSVEQLIER from the coding sequence ATGAAAAAAGGATTTGTTTTTGATTTAGATGGCGTTATCACTGATACCGCCAAATTCCACTATATCGCGTGGAAAGAATTAGCTGAAAGCTTAGGCATTACGATCGACGAAGTATTCAATGAATCTTTAAAAGGCATCAGCCGAATGGATTCTTTAGATAAGATCCTGGCTTATGGTCAAAAAGAAAATGACTATTCTCCAGCAGAAAAAGAAGCTTTAGCTAAACAGAAAAACGATGAGTATGTAAAATTATTGGCTGATCTGTCTGCTGCTGATCTTTTGCCCGGCGTCCATGATTTTCTGATGGATGCCAAAGCTCACCAAATCCCTTGTGCGATCGCTTCAGCTTCAAAAAACGCGCCCATGATTTTAGAAAAACTGGGGGTCCTAGACTTTTTTGGTCATATCGTCGATCCTGAATCATTAAAAAAAGGGAAACCTGATCCAGAGATATTCGTAAAAGCCGCACAAAGTATCGCTGTTGCACCTGAAGATGCAATTGGTTTTGAAGATGCACAAGCGGGAATCGAAGGAATCAAAGCTGCTGGCATGTATGCTATAGGAATTTCAGCAACAGAAACGCTAGCCGGTGCAGATTTACAAGTTGGTTCGATGACTGAATTAAGTGTTGAACAACTTATCGAGCGTTAA